The nucleotide sequence TTTTCCGGTTTCAGGGGCCCCATGAAATGACAATTGGGTTGGGTAGCCAGCTCTTCCGAGATCTTATTCTTGAATGCTGCACCGTAAACCAGAAAGTTCCAGGAAGGATTTTTCCGTATCAGATAGTCCAGTGCCTGATAATCAATCCATTTGGATATGGTTCCGATATATCCTATCACCGGTTTTCCGAAACCCAGGATGGCAGGCTCTGCTTCCTCAAAAGGTTTGGGATAAATGCCATTACGCATGAAGTAGATATTTTCAAAGCCATGTTCAAAGTACCATTTCAACATGCTTCTGGCACCGGAAATGACATATTCGCAATTCTTTCCAGCATCAAGAAGGAGTTTTTCCTGCTCTTCCTTCTTATGGCTGTGGAGGTTTTCATCATCAATGATGTTATGATCCGTATCCAGGAAGTATCTCCCGCGGAGCTTCAGCTCCCTTGCCTGCGTGTAACCCTTCGGCCAATAACAAAAGATAATATTCTCGTTCCGGCTTAGGTTCCGGTATCCCTGAATCAGAAAAAACAAACGGTTCAGCAGCCGGTCGGCCATCCTGAAAAAAGACCCTTTTAGCCAAACCGGGAAAAAGGAGGTATAATACAGATCGTGGTAATGTTTCCCGTAACACGGCCGGAATAGTTTTACAAAGAATGACCCGAAGGTGGTTTTCCTGACATTAATAACTTCGGAGAAATATGTTGATTCGTTGAAAGTCTTTAACAGCCAGGTATTCCGGCGCCTGAAACCTTCCTTGAGAAGATCCGGCCAGGGATGATCCGATCCGAAATACAGGAGTCTCATTGGCTGTGATTTTTTTTCCTGAACCATGATTTTATTCCTGAACCTGTTTTTACCAGGTTCCTGCCGATCAACGGGAAAAGGAGTAAGCGATAAGTTTGGCGTTTCTTCCACCCGTTGTGAAGTATAATGGATGCAG is from Bacteroidota bacterium and encodes:
- a CDS encoding glycosyltransferase, translating into MRLLYFGSDHPWPDLLKEGFRRRNTWLLKTFNESTYFSEVINVRKTTFGSFFVKLFRPCYGKHYHDLYYTSFFPVWLKGSFFRMADRLLNRLFFLIQGYRNLSRNENIIFCYWPKGYTQARELKLRGRYFLDTDHNIIDDENLHSHKKEEQEKLLLDAGKNCEYVISGARSMLKWYFEHGFENIYFMRNGIYPKPFEEAEPAILGFGKPVIGYIGTISKWIDYQALDYLIRKNPSWNFLVYGAAFKNKISEELATQPNCHFMGPLKPENVPETIKSFTAGLNLYRNESWLDVDSMKIYEYLAAGTPVVSLEYHPFLVEDFDGLLYLAKDAEEMDRILNDIVKGNIRPRDAGQFLEENSWKQRVDAFYEEIIRK